In the genome of Oncorhynchus masou masou isolate Uvic2021 chromosome 26, UVic_Omas_1.1, whole genome shotgun sequence, one region contains:
- the LOC135514648 gene encoding LOW QUALITY PROTEIN: interleukin-1 receptor accessory protein-like (The sequence of the model RefSeq protein was modified relative to this genomic sequence to represent the inferred CDS: inserted 2 bases in 1 codon), whose product MALFITALLSISVAMVGVGGTTAATTPSSVHSVIQCHDWGESDDGAVRVMEGEACWLLCPLFSHPTVYNYSSAQAAGLNLVWYHVAAGQDLEQPIDFHHPDQRFSKERERLWLQPTTTQDAGQYICMLRNRTSCAKIAMRLEVLPSGQDPNCEVMAAVPPTPVIVPIQEGRTLTCPDLEHIKLPNTSHSVTWYHGCNVFGIFNIDRVLKGDKLVIHVMLERHQGLYHCVVTYETKGRVIKFTRVVNVTAVSPSGLPKQPNILNPAKEQLYPVKQGSEVNLTCRVSLPYLEGPRETWWTIDGKTVDQLADPRISFTSRVVFDYFGDWTVENVLRIQDFSSEDLTREYNCSGRNGQDVATRRAVLEEEVYLPSVELGCGLGVTLFLMLVLFVVYHIFWLELLLLYRSWFGTDERCTDDKEYDIYISYARNSEEEQFVLLTLRRVLENELGYSVCIFDRDSLPGGTITDETLTFVGRSRRVLVVLSPGYGLQGTQALLELKAGLDSMAWGGHLRVILVQYKPMRRGGWVRELRRARVALVLVRWQGDKSSDLSSTFWKRLRVELPVRRIKDKLQSQDSNAIPLQNIAIDTXSEHNNIVETQLTLRIQNDIAYSIICDIRTPTHHYYTVILFPFCE is encoded by the exons tGATCCAGTGCCATGACTGGGGCGAGTCAGACGATGGAGCCGTGAGGGTGATGGAGGGGGAGGCATGCTGgcttctctgccctctcttctcccaccccaCTGTCTACAACTATAGCTCGGCCCAGGCAGCAGGCCTCAACCTGGTGTGGTACCACGTGGCTGCAGGTCAGGACCTGGAACAACCCATTGACTTCCACCACCCCGACCAGAGGTTCagcaaggagagggagaggctgtgGCTGCAGCCCACCACCACGCAGGACGCAGGCCAGTACATCTGCATGCTGAG AAACAGGACATCGTGTGCCAAGATTGCCATGCGTCTAGAGGTGTTGCCAAGTGGACAAGACCCCAACTGTGAGGTGATGGCTGCTGTACCTCCCACCCCAGTCATCGTGCCCATACAGGAGGGCAGGACCCTAACCTGCCCTGACCTGGAGCACATCAAGCTGCCTAACACCAGCCACTCTGTCACCTGGTACCAT GGGTGCAATGTGTTCGGGATCTTCAACATCGATCGTGTGTTAAAAGGAGACAAGCTGGTCATCCATGTAATGTTGGAGCGACACCAAGGACTGTACCACTGTGTCGTCACTTATGAGACCAAAGGAAGAGTCATCAAATTCACCAGAGTGGTCAATGTAACCGCAGTGT CTCCCAGTGGTTTACCCAAACAGCCAAATATACTCAACCCTGCCAAGGAGCAATTATATCCTGTCAAACAAG ggtcagaggtgaatctcaCATGCAGGGTGTCATTGCCCTACCTGGAAGGACCCAGGGAGACCTGGTGGACCATCGATGGGAAGACTGTAGATCAGCTAGCTGATCCCCGCATCTCATTCACTTCTAG GGTGGTGTTTGATTATTTTGGGGACTGGACAGTTGAGAATGTGCTCCGCATCCAGGACTTCAGCTCAGAGGACCTGACCAGAGAATACAACTGCTCCGGACGCAACGGCCAAGATGTAGCCACCCGCAGGGCAGTGCTagaagaggagg TATACCTGCCATCCGTGGAGCTGGGCTGTGGCCTGGGCGTGACTCTGTTCTTGATGCTGGTGCTGTTCGTGGTCTACCACATCTTCTGGCTGGAGCTGCTGCTGCTCTATCGCTCCTGGTTTGGAACCGACGAACGCTGTACAG ACGACAAGGAGTATGACATCTACATCTCGTACGCGAGGAATAGCGAGGAAGAGCAATTTGTCCTCTTGACACTCCGCAGGGTCCTGGAGAATGAGCTGGGCTATTCCGTCTGCATCTTCGACAGGGACAGCCTTCCTGGAGGGA CCATCACTGACGAGACGCTGACCTTTGTGGGCCGCAGTCGCCGCGTCCTGGTGGTGCTCAGCCCAGGATACGGCCTCCAGGGGACCCAGGCCCTACTGGAGCTCAAGGCAGGGCTTGACAGCATGGCGTGGGGTGGACATCTGCGGGTCATTCTGGTCCAGTATAAGCCAATGAGGCGGGGCGGCTGGGTGCGCGAGCTGAGGCGAGCGAGAGTAGCCCTGGTGTTGGTCCGATGGCAAGGGGACAAATCCAGCGATCTGTCCTCTACGTTCTGGAAGCGACTCCGAGTGGAGCTACCTGTCAGAAGGATTAAAGACAAGCTACAGAGCCAAGATAGTAACGCTATACCACTGCAGAATATAGCTATAGACAC CAGCGAGCATAATAACATTGTGGAGACGCAACTCACACTTAGAATACAGAATGACATAGCATATAGCATTATATGTGACATACGCACGCCCACACACCATTATTACACTGTCATTTTGTTTCCTTTTTGTGAGTGA